The following nucleotide sequence is from Acinonyx jubatus isolate Ajub_Pintada_27869175 chromosome E3, VMU_Ajub_asm_v1.0, whole genome shotgun sequence.
CTGCGCCGGACACCTCGACCCGTGCCGGGTGCCCTGGACCCCTCACCGGACGCCCCAGGATCTACGCTGGATACCCTGGGGCTGTGCGGGACACCTTGACTCGTGCCGGGTGCCCTGGAGCCCTCACCGGACGCCCCAGGATCTACGCTGGATACCCTGGGGCTGTGCGGGACACCTCGACCCGTGCCGGGTGCCCTGGACCCCCCACCGGACGCCCCAGGGCCCAGGCTTGATGCTGTGCTGTTGCTTTTCCTCCATCAGAAAACGTACAAAAGCACGGACGTCATCCAAGAGTCTTTATAAAAGCCACACCTTTATCGGGGTGTCCTCCCTACAAAGAGGCAAGAGTCGGGGCGGGGGTGCTTCACAGGATGGCGCACTTTCCCTTCTCCACCCACGGGTTGTTCTTCATCAGGTCGGGGTTCAGGAACGGGTCCTTGGGGATCCCATCCTCGATCCACTTGAGGAGCCTGTGTGCGGCCGGTGGAGAGGGGGAGGTGAGCAGGCGGGTGCCCGAGGGCGAGGGCTGGCTGTGGAGGTGTGGTTCTGGCTCATGCAAAACGCTTGGGGCAGGGAAACGAGATGCAGATGGGAGCCGGCAGCCCTGGGTGGGCGGGGCTCCGTGGGGTCCTGGGGACTTACTCAGGGATGGTCTTGGAGGACATCTCCCTCTGGAAAGCCAGCTGGTACTTGAGGCTTTCTACCTCTTTTTTCATCTGAGGCACATCCCACTCCTCCATGGTGTCGGGAGCTTCGGAAGTGgccagcctggggctggagggcgCGAGAGGAAGCAACAGCCAGGGGGCCCGCCAGCCGGCGGTCACCCCCAGATGTGCCCTGCCCACTGGTTGAGGGCACCCCCTcccaaaggaaggagggaggcccaCCCTTGTACAGTGACACCCAGTCTGCGGCTTGGGAGGTCCCCAGGGGCCTCACCACCGGTTTCCCAAGGTCCACATAGGCACCCACACAGTCTACagggtgcagagcctggagctgaaGCCCCACAAATGAGGCCCCatgtgcctgcccctcccccatggggcTAATTAGCCGCAGGGAAAAGTTTTTACTCAGTTCCACACCCTtacttcccacccccaccaaagcCTTACCACGGCCTGGTCTCTGGGTGGGAAGCAAAGGGGCAATGTTGTGGCGACAGCAGGGCCAGGCACACGGCACAAGTGGGTTCCCAGAAGCCCGCCCTCCCGACTCCCAGGCCCACTTGCCACCCTGGTTGCAGAGTGGGTGACCCAGACCATCATCATGTAAGAGGTGGGGCCCTGCTTGGCTTCCTTCCAGTTCCTTTCTAATGCTTTGCATGGGGAAGCCTACCCAGAGGAAGTTAATCCCAGAGCCAGGAGGATTTGGCTGCAATTTGCATCTCTGCCTagaggctgcagggaggaggtgCTGAGGACCTTGGGGTCCCAGGCTGCACAGCAGGTCTGGGACTGGGGAGGGGCTGCAGCCTCTTTGGGCCCAGGGCTGCCCCCAGCACCGTCCACAAGCCATCTGGCCCAGTTTCTGCTGTGCACCAGCCTGGCAGAGCAGGttgcttcctgcctcctcccccacctcagcccaCTCCAGGGGCCCAGGGAGTCCCTCACTGGGCCCCAGGCCCTGCTCCCATCACTGAGGCTGAGAGCCAGGAGATTGGCTTTCTGGACCttgggagggtgggcaggggttGACAGGAGCGCGGCCCTGCCTGCGTCAGCCTGTGGAGGGGACTCCTGGCCGGAAGATctcttgtgggggtgggggtggggggggggtcagtccTGGTCGGTTGGGGACAGAACAGCCGCACTAGGAGTCGTCGTGGGAGGGTCAGTCAGGAGCCAGGGGTAAGAGCCCCGGTGGAGGGGAGTCTGcctcttggggggggggcagccaatGGGGGGCATGCAGGTGCTCCCCTCCCGGAGACCCCAAGTTCAGCATCCCCACCCCTGGCCGGGACAGCCACGTGGTTGGGGGCTCtccgcggcgggggcgggggcggcggccctgcccgccgcccccgccgcctgccctgcctgccctaCCTGCGCGCAGCGCCGCCGGAGCCGGCTGCCGGTCCCGCGCGCCCCGCGACGCCCCCGGCCACGGCGCTCGGCGCTCGGCGGGCACTGCGGGCGGCGCGCACGGCGCAGGACGCGGCTCCCCTCCCCTTCGGCcgctccgcccccgcccccgccccgccctcccgAAGACCGAGGGGGTTCTCCCCACTGGTGGGGTCGGACACGCGGGGCAGCTGCCCTCGGCCATAAGACCAAGaggcaggggcatctgggggTTAGGATGGTCCAGGTCAGCTCGGTGGGATCTGGGCGAGTCCCAGAATCCCTCCAGGCCTCGGTTTCCTGCTCTGCACAGGGGGCCAATTGATCAGACCTACCTTGGACGGTGCCAGCAAGGGCCAAGTGACAAGGACCAAGTGATGGTGAGCGACAGCGAAGACCAAGTGAATGAGTGAGCGGGCACATAAGCGGGCAGAGCCCGGGCAAGTGCCCCGCCCACTCCTGCCACCTGGGGGCCAGGCTCTGGCACCGCCCCCattgcctcccctcctcctccagggactG
It contains:
- the GNG13 gene encoding guanine nucleotide-binding protein G(I)/G(S)/G(O) subunit gamma-13 isoform X1 → MGAVPEPGPQVAGVGGALARALPAYVPAHSFTWSSLSLTITWSLSLGPCWHRPSPRLATSEAPDTMEEWDVPQMKKEVESLKYQLAFQREMSSKTIPELLKWIEDGIPKDPFLNPDLMKNNPWVEKGKCAIL
- the GNG13 gene encoding guanine nucleotide-binding protein G(I)/G(S)/G(O) subunit gamma-13 isoform X2 — translated: MEEWDVPQMKKEVESLKYQLAFQREMSSKTIPELLKWIEDGIPKDPFLNPDLMKNNPWVEKGKCAIL